The Bacillales bacterium genome segment GGTGCCATCGGCCAACAAAACGTAGGCATCGACGTTATCTTTGTCCAAGGACAATGCTTCTTTGGCGAGCGCCGCTCTTTCTTTCGGGTTCCCGGTTCCCCACGCTTCGTCGACCAAGTCTTCGGCCTTTCTTTTTTCGGTCACCTTCTCCAGCCGGCGATCCTCGAGCGGCTGTTGCATGTATTCCCTAATGAAACGCTCCATGTCTTCTTCCGATTCAAACTCCTTATCGCGCATCGCTTCGCTGAATTCTTCGAGTTGTCGTTCCAGCGACATATCTTTTTTCGCCACGAACGAATCGGCGGCCATAGGTGACTCAAATAACATGTCCTCGTATTCGTCTGCCAAAGCTTGATAGCGTTGGGAAACTGTCGTGACGGAAACGCCGTACTTTTTCGCGATTTCTTTTTGCGTCACGGGGTTGCCTTCCAACTGGTGCATCAAATATTCGAGTCCGGCGGCTGGGGCTTCAATTTTTCCTATATTCGCGGGATAGTGCTCACAGTAGTTGTGCCAGATTTCAAGGGCAAAGGCTTGAACGGACGGGGGCAAATGCTCGCTGCGTGCGCAAAAACATTGAGCGGCCTGCCTTGCTCTCTCATCAGACCAATCGAAGTGATCCACCAATTCTGCCGGGTTCAGCGGTTCAAAGAACAGCTCCCGCAAAAATTGATCGTAATGATTCTTCATCCGCTCACGAATCGCTTCAGCGGACAGATCCCTATTCATGCCAATTCCATGTTTAACCATCTCTAAATTAACAGTATGATAAGCGAGTAAGAATTGATGCTCGTTGGCATTAAAAGGCACGAGAATGCCGTGGAGTCCGCTTCCTGGTTCGGGCTGCTTGACCGCTTCGCCGCAGCCGACTTTGATCCGGTCCTTTGAGCCTAGTTCTTTTACATAAAAATAAGAGTCGTCTCCTTTTCCGACGCATTCATAAAATGCCGGAACCGGATCCCAACGGGCAACGACAGTCTGCGCTGACGGGCGCAGTTGCGGTTTCATTTTTTCATAAAATTGTTCGAAATACGTTTTGGCGCCCACCGGTTTGTTAAAGAACGCCCAGATGGCATACAGTTCGACATAAGCTTCGCTTATTTCCGGCGCGCCTGCCTCTTCGACCTCCTTCCTAATTTCATCAAGTGCTTCAGCCGCTTCGTGCAAATAGTGATCGTATCTTTCGCTCAAGGCCGCATGAACTTGTTCTAACTCCCGCTTGACGATCCGGTCTTTTTCCGCAGCTGCATCAATGACCTTCCCTGCGCAACATTTCTTGTACTTCTTCCCGCTCCCGCACGGACACGGGTCATTTCGTCCGATCTTCGCCATCTCGCTCACACTCCCAGACACCGATTTTATCTTGATTTTAGCATATTGTCGGTTGCTGGCGTAACGGGGGACGCTGCGGGGCTTTGAATCGATGTGATTTTTCGGCCTCGTGCCGAAAATTTTCCGAATTTGCTTTGCGGCGAACATGCAACCCGGAATCGCTCATGAGAGACGCTATTGGATGAGAATGAGCGGATTTTTTGAAAAATCGCTCACTGAACACGCTATTTGCCGGAAATGTTCCTCGCAGCGGGTCATATAAGCAAGATTTTGGAAAATAACGCACCTCATGAGCGATTCTTCCGGAAAACGGGCGTTTTTAAGAAAATAAGGTCGCTGGTGAGCGATAATTTTTCATCGCAGCGGCGAAACTGTCCGATACCCGTTCACCCCTACGGACATCTCACGAACCTATTTTTCGAATATTATCATATATCCGATACTTGCTCTGCGGAATTCCCGGCTGTGGCATAAGCCGTTTGGTTTAGACCTTGTGCAATCCGTGTTACACTAAATGTGAAGCCTTAGGGGGAAAAGGAGACTATTATGGATATACAAGCTTTTCAAATTTACCGAAGACGCTATAAGCGCATACAATCAGCCGCGCAAATGTATGTCATCATGTACGAGCATCGTCCGACGATTGCCGAACTTTCTTGGTTAACCTTCCTGTCGCCTGAGCACATCTTGGAAGCGATCGAATTTGGGAAAGACTCAAACGCCGCTTAACCCTCCCCCAAACACCACAAACATAGACCTTCTCCAATCATCACCTGAAACGAAAAGTCGAGCATCGCATGAGGCGCTCGCGAACGCCGCTCATGGATGCTCAATTTTTATGCCTGCCGAGCGTTTTGCTTGACAATTTTATATTATTGTGTTAATATTAAAAATTTATTGACAATTACATATTCGCCTCATATAATGAAACCGATGAACGAGGAGGCTGAACGTATGAAAATCGCTGACGGCGTTTATATGCTGGAAAACACCACCGGGGTGATGGGGCAACCCAATACTGTGCATCCGATCCTGATCGCATCAGACGATGCTTTCGTTTTGATCGACACGGGATTTACCGGACAATTTCCTCAATTGCAGGACGCACTTGAAGTGCACGAGGTACCGCTTGAAAAATTGACCGACCTCATCATCAGCCACCAAGACTTGGATCACATCGGGAACATGCCGGAAGTTGTTGCAAACGCACCGCATGTGCGGGTGCTGACTCACGAGCTGGAAAAGCCGTTCGTTCAAGGTGAACAACCGTTGCTGAAATACGATGTTGCCGAAGTCGAAAAGTTGCCGGCAGAAATTCCGCAGGCGTTCAAGGACGGACTGATTTCGCTCATAAAAAATCCGCCGCAAGCACAGGTGGATGGGCTTTTGGCAGACGGCGACGTGCTGCCGATCGCCGGCGGCATGACCGTCATTTTCACCCCAGGGCATACGCCCGGGCACTTGAGCTTTTATTTGCACGAGAGCAAGATTTTGATCGCCGCGGACGCGATGATGGTCGAGGACGGCCGTCTGAACGGCCCGGCGCCGCAGGCGACTTACGATTTGGCACTCGCCGCGGAATCGTTGAAGAAGTTCACGGAATATGACGTGGAAAAAGTGGTCTGTTACCACGGCGGCTTGTATGAAGACGCGCCGAACACGCGGATTCGCGAGTTGGCCGGGGGATGAACGAGAAAAACAGCGGAACGCGGCGCACTCAGTGGCACCGATCCTCGTTATCGCTCCGCTGCCCCCGTTCATTCGTTAATGGATCAAATGAACAGGGGTTTTCGCGGTCGAAGTGCTGGAATCGATCATGAGAGACGCTATATTGATCAAATCCGCGGTTTTTAAAAATTATCGATCATATGTAACGCTATTTTCGTAAAAACTCCCGAAATCGCACCGATTTCCGTAAGGTTTTTGAAAATAGCGCTTCTCATGAGCGATTCCATCTTAAAACCGGATTTTTCAAGAAAATAGCGCTTCTCATGAGCGATTTTAAAGAAGCATGAGATTTTCGGTCCACCGAAAAGGTAAGATGAAGAACGTTCCCCCGTTCATTCGTTGATGGATTGAATGAACGTGGGTTTTCGCGGTGGAAGTGCTGGAATCGATCATGAAAGAAGCTATATTGAGCACCTTTCGAGTCAGCTTCTTTACGTTCTTCGTCGATTCCGCAATTTCTACAAATTCAGCTGCCACGATACCCCGTACCGGTCTTCGACCCGTCCGTATTTTTCGCTGAACGGTGATTCCGCGAGCGGCGTCAGCACTTTACCGCCGTCCGCAAGCCCACGAAACACGCGCTCGATTTCTTTTTCCGTCCGGCATTGGACAAACAGCGACATCGCCGGCGTAAACGGATGCGGCTCCTCCCCGCTGCCGTCGACAGCCATGAACGACAACCCTTTCAACCGGAAGACCGCATGCCGTACGCTGCCGTCTTCGTTATGATGAAGGCTTTCCATCGACGCATCATCAAACAGCGACACATAGAAGCGAATTGCCTCTTCCGCTTGCCCGTTGAATTTCAAAAAAGTCGTGATGTCTTGCATCGAAATCCTACTCCTTTTCCTCTTGCCATGTGATTTTCATCGCATAATCGGCTTCGCCTTTCTTCCATTTTGCGTGAATGACGTAAATGAATGGGTGTGGCTCATCCGGGAGTTTGACAGAATCGCCCGAAATCGGTGTAAACTGAACGTCATGGTTCTTCCAGACGCCAGCCTTGAGGGCTTCAGGTTCGCGATCAAAAGCAATCGTCACGACAGCATTCCTTGAAACGACATTCACTTTTTTACATATTCCTCGGGGGAAACCGCATCGGCGATAACTGTTCTTCCGTGGTCCGACCAGGAATAGGTGCCGATTTTATAAAAAAGTTCTTGTCCCCCCGCGGTAATCGTCGGCCGTGGCGGTTTCAACTCACCAGGATCGCCTTGACATCCAGCCAATAAGAGCAACATTACAACCCCTGCCATGAATGGTTTCAAGTTTACCCCTCCTCATAATCTGCACGCCAACTCACATCCTACCGCTTCCGACGCCGCCTCGTGACGACAGTATATTCCTTGATCGAACATCCATTCCGATTCTACCACACGCGGCCCGAATAAAACATGCCGCCTGAGGAAAATTTAACAAGAGATTGAGGCGAAAGGAGTCAACCCGATGAAGGTAAACGCCGCTAGGGCAAGCATCGATCGGTTAAAAAATTTACCGACAACGGCACGGCCGTCCATTGATGCGGAACAAGTCGTCGTGCCGGAAGGCTATCGCGCGGAAGTGGTGATGGCTGGGCTTTCGTTCCCAACCGGCATGACGTTCGCGGAGGACGGCACGTTGTACCTCAACGAAGGCGGAAGCACGTGGCCGACGCGCCCGTCCTCGATTCCACGAATCTTGAGGCTGTCGCCGGCAGGCGAGCTCGACGTGTTCGCGGAAGAGACGCTCGGCGGCCCGCGCGGGCTCGCGTACCGCGACGGCTATTTGTACGTGAGCGTCAAAGGCGGGTACCATACCCGCATTGTGCGCTACGACGTCGAGACGCGGGAACGCGAGGTGCTGTTCGACCAAATTCCGGACGGCGGCTGGCATGAGCCGGGAGGTCCGGTGTTCGGGCCGGACGGCCTGTTGTATTTCGCGCAAGGGTCGGTTGCCCAGCAAGGGGTCGTGTTGCCGCAAGGCTATACGGTGGACCTTGCGAAGCATCCGGAAGCGTGCGACGTGCCCGGCGAAGACGTGACGTTGACTGGGAACAATGTGTGGAGCCGCGACCCGTTGACGCCGGATCCGTACCTTGTGAAGACCGGGCCGTTCAAGCCGTTCGGGAAGGCGGAAAAAGGCGAGGTCGTCAAAGGGCGGTTGTGGTGCTCACAGGCGTCTGGAGGGCGAAGCCCGACGGCAGCGACGTTGAGTTGCTGGCGTGGGGCATCCGCAATCCATACGGCATGGCGGTTAATGAGGACGGCGAACTGTATGTGTCCGACAACGATTATGAGGAAAAAAGTGAACGGGCGACCGCCGATGATCCGGACCGGATTTGGCACATTCGCAACGCGAAAAAGCCGTTCGGGACGGTCGAGAAGCCGGACTGGTACGGCTATCCGGATATTCGCGGCGACGGGTTGCCGCTCTGGGATGAAAACCATTTGCCGAAAAAAGGGAAGGCGGCGGAGCCGCTGCTGGAAAATCGTCCGGAATGGGCGGGGCCGCCGGCGTATTATGAAAAGCCGCATTCGTGCATGACGAAAATGGATTTCTGCCGCTCGGAAAGCTTCGGTTCCCGCGGAAAGTTGTTTGCCTGCGAGTGGGGTACGCTTGCGCCGCTCAATTCGCCGAACCCGAAAGATTTACACCACAGCTTTCAAGTGATGTGCGTTGACGTCAACGAGGGAACCGGCGAACGGTTTTTTCACAATAAAAAATCGGGGCCGGGCACGGGCGGTCTCGAGCGTCCCGTCGATTGCAAGTTCCACCCGGACGGCGACAGCCTGTATGTGCTCGATTTCGGAACAGCTGACGTGTCAACGGGCATGATGCTGTCATACGCCCATACGGGCGCGCTTTGGAAAATTACGAAGGAGTAGCGAGGTGAATCGCATGCATACGAGCCGAACGGCGAGTCAACCGATCGTGATCGGACTCGCCGAGACCGATTGGAAAGAAAAGATCGACCGGATGGAGAAATGGCTCGAGACGACGAGCCTGGTGCAAGCCTCCTTTCATAAAATGGTCAACGATGCCGCCGAAGCGGTCACTGAACCGCACATCCGCAATGCCCTCGAAAAAATGGCCGAACGTGCCGAACGGCACGACCGCGAAATCGGCGAGCTGTTCCGTCTCATCGGCCGGGAACGAGCGGCCTTGCCGCAGGCGGCCGGCCCGGTGATGGGCAAAATGCTCGAACTGGCCGGCCATTCGCTCGACATGCTCGGCGGGGCGAGCGGCACATGGCGCTACTTGCACGAGCTCACGCTCGCCAACGACCACGTGCTCGGCGCCGTTGCCGTCACTGAGCAGCTGGCGCTCAGTCTCGGCATGAAAGAACCGGTGAAGCTCACGTTTCCGCTCATCCATGAGAAACAAACCGACCGGCTCGTGCTCATGGAATACATGCTTGAAACGGCGCCGCTGTCCATTTTATACGACCGGACCGTCTAGATTTTGCCTTCCCGGCATAGTCATGTACGAGAACGAAAAAGGAGGCGATCCTTTGCTCAACTACTGGACGCGCCCCCTGGACATCGCCCCGCCCGTCCGCCTCGACTCGGCGACCGTCCGGCTCGCCGCCGTCGCCGTCTTCAGCGCAATCGCGGCCATGTTCCAGGCCATGGGCGGCCTTTTTCCCGGCCCCGGCTACGCATTCAGCATGCTCGCGACGCTGCCCGTCGCTGTCAGCATACTTCTGTTCGCCCGCACCGGCTTGCTTTCCTACCCGCTTTGCTTTGCCTTGCTCTTTTTCCTGCAACCGAGCGAGCTCGTCGTGTTCCCTTTCACGACCGGCCTCCTCGGCGTCTCCGTCGGCCTGGCCTTCCTTCTTTTCCGGCGCCGGCTCCCGATCGTTTTTTTTAACGCGGCCGCTTTAAGCGCAGGCATTGCTTTCGCATTGTATGGGCTTCGGTTTCCCGTGCTCGGCCCGGAATTCCCGACACGCGTCGGACTCGCCGCTGTCACGGTCATCGTTTCGTTCTCGCTCCTTTACAGCTGGGCGTGGACCGAGTTTACCGCTTTCGTATGGAAACGGATCGCCCCGGCGCTCCGCCGTTGAATCGGACGATGTTTTTGTTTCCCGGAGTTCGGGAACACTGACTACGAGACTTCTTAAGAAAAGAGGGATCGCTATGCAAAGCAAAAGATCACAGTACCAGCCGGTGCAAGGCGCGGGTGAATCGCTTTCGGATGCCCAGGAAGTCCTGTACGCGAAAGCGTTCAAGGCCGCCGACATCGCCGGCGGTTACCGGAAGCCGCGCGTGCGGCGCGCGAAGCGCGAGAAAAAAGACGACTGAGCCTTGCGTAACCCCCAACGACGACGTTGGGGGTTGTTCATGTTCCCGACAACCAAACGCCTTAAGACACACCCCTCATTCTAACGAACCTAAAAGACCCTTAGCAGTGAAAAATGAACATCAAACAACTGTAACGAACATTAGAGGCCCTTAGACGCTCCAGACCGATCCAAATGACGGCGAATCGAGGGCTAAGGGCCGAAAATGTTCGTTAGAAAAAATAGCGGCGTAAAAAATGGCGCTAAGGTGATCTAATGTTCGTTAGAACATAGAACTTCCTTTTGTTGTCATTTTTCCTTGAATTGCAACAGGTTCTGGTAAATGACCTGATCGGAATTTTCCAATTCCGCCGATCGCCTGTCGAACCACGGCCGGCACATGCTTTTCGCCATGAGCGCTCCATCGCTTTTCCGATAACACTCGTTTCCGGTGTAAACGTAGGCGTCGGTGACGAAACTGCCGTCCCGAAACACAACAAAGTCTTCTTTTTCCGGAGAAAACAAGTCGTGCCCGAAATGGATGAACTTCGAGGTGTCGATGCCGAGCAGATGCAAAAGGGTCGGACGGATGTCGATTTCGCCGCCGACGGTATGGATCGTTTTCCCTTCCGTTTGTCCCGGCACATGGATGATCAACGGCACCCGCTGCAATCGGATCCGTTCAACGGGGGACAACTGTTCGCCGAGCACTTGTTCCAGCCCTTCCTCGTACGCTTCGGAGATCCCGTAATGATCACCGTACAATACAATGATCGAGGAATCGTACAACCCGGAAGCTTTCAATTCCTGGAAGAACCGTTTCAACGCCTCGTCTTCGTAACGAACGGTCATGAAATACCGGTTGACGATCTCGTAATCGCTGTTCGGCGGGTCAATCAACTCGTCTTCGGGATCAATCAAAAACGGGAAATGATTGGAGAGCGTAATGAATTTCGCATAAAAAGGCGGCTCCAGCTGCTTCACGTATTTCATCGATTGCTCGAAAAACGGGATGTCCTTCAGTCCGTAATTGATCGTATTTTCCTCGGTCATGCGATAATCCCGCGCCGAATAAAACCGGTCGTACCCGAGCGAATCATACATATCGTCCCGATTCCAAAATGTGCGGTCGTTGCCGTGAAACACGACCGATTGATAGCCGCGGCGATCCAAAATTTCCGGCAAAGCTTCATACTCGTGATCCGGGTAACGGACAAATACCGAGCCGCTCGGCAGAGGATAAAGCGAATTATCGATCAAAAATTCCGCATCCGACGTCTTCCCTTGCTCGGTTTGGTGATAAAAGTGGTCGAAATAATAACTTTCGTCGATCAAGTCGTTCAAGAACGGCGTCACTTCCTGCCCGTTCACCTTTCGGTGAATCACGAAGGTTTGTGTCGATTCGAGCGAAATCAAGATGACGTTTTGGTTCTTGTATTTCCCGAACAAAACGGGATTCGGGCTAATTTCGTGTTCAGCGACGTACCGTTGGATTTCCTCAAGGTCGTTGTCAGAAGCCAGCGCAAGCGCGGCCACCGGTTTCAACTGGGAGACGAGATCGTAAAGATGGTAATTCATGATGCCAAACGCTTTCGCAATCGCTTCCCGGTTGTAAAACGCTTTAAACAAGTTAGGGTTCTCCGCCTTCACGAGCGCGACATTGGCCAACAAAAACAAAACCGCAACCGTGACTGTCAGCCCTCTTTGTTTTTTCGTAACCGGGGTCGGCCGCCACTCGTCTTTTCTCCACCAGACAAAAAGCGCAAGCAAGTCAACGAACAGGAATACATCATACGGACTGGCAAGCGCAACCGTACTCTGCGACAATCCCCCGACGTTCGGCAGCTGCGTGATGACCGGCAGCGTGATGAAATCGATGTAAAATCGGTAATATAAAATATCGGCGTAAAGCAGCATCGTGGCGAGAAAATCGACGATCAACACCGTGGAGCCGCGCAGTTTTTTTCCGAAAAAGAAACTTAGCGACAGCACGAGGATCGACGAAGCAATCGGATTGATCCATAAAATGATTTGCTGCAACAAGCCCGTCGTCTTTAAATCGGTATAAAATTGCAAGACGGCATACGATTTCAGCCAAAACAAGATCACCGCCGTCAAATAAAAGATCCATGTAGAACGTCCGCGGAAAAAAATCAAAACCACCTCCGGTTGGAAAACGCATGATCGCAAAAGAATTTCAGCATGAAAAAAACGGCACGAACCGGGCTTGCCACCCGATAGCCGTCCCGTTTATCGAGCAAAGCGCTGCAATTCTGCAAGCAAGGAAAGCAGCTGTCCTTTGGAATGCTCGCCCATGAGCGAAATTTGCACCCAATTTCGCTTGAGCAAATACTCGCTTCGATAGCTGAGCAAGTAGCCGGCGCGCTCAAGGGCTTCTCCGGCCGCAAGTGAATTCGTTTCTTCGGGCAATTCGATCGTTACGATGCCCGGTGACGTGTTTTCATCCGATCCGAACAAGACAAATCCGCGATCGCGAAGCTCGCCTCGGAGCCATGCGGCCAATTCGGCTTGTTTGCGGAACAACTCGCCGTCTTCGAACCGTTGCAAGGCGGTTTTCAATGCGTAAACGAGGTTCGAAGAATGGGTGAACGGCACGCCTTGCTTTGATGCGTAGTAACCAAGATCCAAATACCGCGGAATGCGGGTGCTCGGTTGGACATCGTGATTATAAAAAACGGTTGCCAGTCCTGCGAAGGAACTCATCCCTTTACCGCTGCCCGACGATGCCAGAAACACGTCGGAAAGATCGACCGGGACGATGCCGATCGAACTGCAGCAGTCGAGACACAGCCGGACGTCGTGCAACCGGCACAGCCGCTTCAAGCTTTCCATATCGTTCAAAAGGCCTGTCGACGTTTCGCAATGCACCGTCCATAACCAACGAATCTCGGGATTTTCTTTGAGGCGTTCGCCGATTTTTTCGTAAGCCAACGGTTCGCCCCATTCGTGTTTCATCGTTTCGTGCGCCAGCCCGAAGCGTGCCGCGTGGTCGAGCAGCCGTTCGCCGAACTCTCCGTTCGTGACGATCAATCCGCGTCCTTCCAGCTGCGAAAGTTGGGCAGCGACGATGTCGTTCCCGAGCGTCCCCGTTCCAAGCGCAATTTCCACATGGTTCGTCCTCGTCAACTCGCACAGTTGCCGTTTCACGCGTTGAAAATCGTCGACAAACTGGCGCGAACGATGAGAAATCGGCTTTTCGCCGAACGTCTCACGCACTTTCTCATCCATCGCAACCGGCCCCGGCAAAAAGCTGATCGTCTCCGCCGGTGCCTCCGGTTGTTCTTCTTCGGCCGGCAAAGCGTTAAGACGCCGGAACATCGCCTCTTTCGCGAAAAACGCTTCCTTTGTCAAATACATCGGCTGAAACGGCGCTTCTTTCGTTCCGACCAACGGTCCGAACGGTACGAATCCGAGATGGCGGTACAATTTCTTTTCTCTCAACGTTCCGGAGATGATCGCCATGTCGTAACCGTATTCGAGGCAATAATCGATCAATTGCCGCGCCAGTCCGAGGAAAACGCGACCGTTCCGGTACGCCTTCTCAACCGCCAGCAGCCGCACTTCGCAAATTTTCCGGCCTTCCGGAAAATAAGCGTCCAAGTTTTCGAGCTTTTGATCGAGCGAAAACGGCCGATTGCCGCGTACGGCGATCATGCCGACGACGCGGTCGCCGTCCAGTCCGATGATGTAAGTGCTTTCGCTGTCGAAACGGTCAACGAGGCGGTTTTCCTCATTTCTTTCATGTTGAGGAATTTCTTCCACGAACGTTTTATAATTGAGCCGATAAATTTGTTCAAATTCGGCAGGTTCCGAAGCCATTTTGAACTTGAATGACGAAGCGGTAATCATGAATTCCACCCCAATGCTCATCAGGTGATTGCTAAGAACGGCGGGTGCCGAGCCGTTCCGCGAGGTTTTCCCGGTGGGAAAACAGTACGAGAGCGGCAATCGCCGCGATGCCGAGCGCTTGTACGCCCGGTTGACCGACCAAGACGGCAGTCAGCGGCGTGACCGCAATTGCGCCGAGACCGGCGATCGTAAAACTCCGCACGAAAACGTAGAGTACGAGAAATTGGGCGATGACCAGCCCCATCAAGATCCAGTTGAGTGCGAGAATCACCCCGATCGCCGCGGCAATGCCTTTGCCGCCGCGAAAACGAAATTGCAGCGGCCAAATGTGGCCCGCCACAACTGCCGCACCAGCGGCCGCGACCGCGAAAGGCTCGAGGCCGGCGCGGCGCGCCGCCCAAACAACGAGCATGCCTTTGGCCATGTCGAGCGCGAGCGTGACGGCAAAACCCGTGCGGCCGAGCACTCGGCTTACGTTGCGGGCACCGACGTTGCCGCTGCCGATGTCGTGAATGTCGGCGCCTTTCCCGAACCGGACCAAATAATAGCCCGCGGTAAGACAGCCGACACCGTATGCGGCAAGAACCATCAACCCTGAAACGGCGGCATGCATCGGCCCGCTCCTTTCCGTGCTTCAGCAAACGTTATGATTTTATTATTCTATCACAATTGTCGATCTTTTCACCATCTTGTCGGAAAAAATTACCGATTCGCCAAGAACGATTCGATGTCTTCGACCGTCCGAATCATCGCCGCAGACAAATTCTCATGGCCGTCCACAGTTACGAGTACGTCATCTTCCAGGCGAATGCCGATGTTTTCCTCGGCAATGTACAATCCCGGTTCAATCGTCAACACCATTCCCGGCACGAGATCCATGTCGCGATAGCGCCCGACATCGTGCGTATCCAATCCGAGCGAATGGCTGACGCCATGGTAATAATAACGATCAATTTCTTCATCTTTTTCAATCAAGCCGAGGTTCCTGCACCCTTCAGCAAGCACTTTTTTCGTATGTTTGTTCAGCTCCGCGAAATTCAGCCCTGGTTTTACCAATTCCGTCGTCTCTTTCAACGCCTGCAAAACTACGTTGTAAACAGCTTTCTGACGCTCGCTGAACTTCCCGTTAATCGGAAACGTCCGGGTCAAGTCCGCGCTGTAATAATCATACGTCGCCCCAAGATCAAGAAGAACGAGATCGCCGTCTTTTGTCTCGTCATCGTTGTTCACGTAATGAAGAATCGTCGCATTCTTCCCGGAAGCGGCAATCGTCGGAAACGCCGTTTCCTTCACTCCTTGCGTTTGCAGCGTGAAATTGAAATACGCTTCCAGCTCGTTTTCCTTCATCCCCGGCTTGGCGTGCTTCCATACATTCTCAATGCCGTCCTTCGTGATCGCAATTGCCCGGCGAATTTTATCAACCTCTTCCGGTTCCTTGACAACGCGGAGCTGCGTAATATCGGCATACACGTTCTCGACTTTCGCCTGAGGATACTTGACTTGCAGTTCGCGCGCGAATTCGTGTGCTTTTGACGGTCCAGCTCCCCAATTCATCAACTCCAAGTTCAAATAGACGGTTTCGATCTTTTCATTTTGCAAAGCGCTGTGGACGAATGCCGGAAATTCTTGTACCTTACGAATCTTCGAAATGCCCGAAGCCGCTTTCGCCTCTTCTTCCGACAGTTTCCGGCCGACCCACCTTTCCATAACCGGATCGTTTTCTTCGATAAACAACATCTCTTCGATCTTGCCTTCGCTTTTCTTGAGCGCGAAGATGATGTTCTCCCGGTCAATGCCGGTCATATAATAAAAATTACGGTTCGGAACGAATCGGTACGTCTCGTCAGCCGAACGGTGCGGCGCGCTGCCGGCAAACAAAATCGTCAACGACCCCTCCTTCAGAGCGCCGGATAACTTCTTTCGGTTGTTCGCAAAAAAATCGGCTTTCATACTAATAACCCCTCTCTTTTTCTCCGTTCGCGCGGAAAGCATCTTCTTATAAAATACCATAAGTCCCCTTGAACCTTCCAATTTTGCATCAAAAAAGCATGGGGACCGATTTCCGATCGGCTCATGCCGTCGATCGAATTTTCGGCATATGTGCGGTTTTTACAGAGGAACAAAAAAACCTGCCGGTCACGGACGCGAAGTCCATGACTGGCAGGTTTGGATGACCCATCGAGGTCTATTTAAAAAAGAATTGCAGCAGTTCGAAGATGAGCGCGGAAAGGATCGCTACCGAAGGCAGCGTAATAATCCATGTCAAGACGATCCGGCGCGCTACGCCCCATTTGACGCCTTTCACGCGCTGGGCGGTGCCGACGCCCATGATCGAAGAAGAAATGACGTGGGTCGAACTGACCGGCAAGCCGAGCCGCGAAAAGCCGAAGATGATGATGGCCGAACCGAGGTCGGCGGCCGCACCGTTCACCGGGCGGATTTTCATGATTTTGCCGCCGACAGTTTTGATGATGCGCCAGCCGCCGACAGCGGTGCCGAGACCCATGGCGAGCGCCGCGAGAAATCGCACCCACATCGGAATTTCCGCCGAGTTCAAATAACCAGCCGTAATCAGCGCGAGGGTGATGATCCCCATCGCCTTTTGTCCGTCGTTCGTGCCGTGGGCAAAAGACTGCAGCGATGCCGTGAGAATTTGAAACAGCCGGAAGCCTTTGTTCGTCTTTGACAACGGGAAGTTCTTAAAGATGATTTTAAACAAAAAC includes the following:
- a CDS encoding MBL fold metallo-hydrolase, yielding MKIADGVYMLENTTGVMGQPNTVHPILIASDDAFVLIDTGFTGQFPQLQDALEVHEVPLEKLTDLIISHQDLDHIGNMPEVVANAPHVRVLTHELEKPFVQGEQPLLKYDVAEVEKLPAEIPQAFKDGLISLIKNPPQAQVDGLLADGDVLPIAGGMTVIFTPGHTPGHLSFYLHESKILIAADAMMVEDGRLNGPAPQATYDLALAAESLKKFTEYDVEKVVCYHGGLYEDAPNTRIRELAGG
- a CDS encoding SEC-C metal-binding domain-containing protein, which produces MAKIGRNDPCPCGSGKKYKKCCAGKVIDAAAEKDRIVKRELEQVHAALSERYDHYLHEAAEALDEIRKEVEEAGAPEISEAYVELYAIWAFFNKPVGAKTYFEQFYEKMKPQLRPSAQTVVARWDPVPAFYECVGKGDDSYFYVKELGSKDRIKVGCGEAVKQPEPGSGLHGILVPFNANEHQFLLAYHTVNLEMVKHGIGMNRDLSAEAIRERMKNHYDQFLRELFFEPLNPAELVDHFDWSDERARQAAQCFCARSEHLPPSVQAFALEIWHNYCEHYPANIGKIEAPAAGLEYLMHQLEGNPVTQKEIAKKYGVSVTTVSQRYQALADEYEDMLFESPMAADSFVAKKDMSLERQLEEFSEAMRDKEFESEEDMERFIREYMQQPLEDRRLEKVTEKRKAEDLVDEAWGTGNPKERAALAKEALSLDKDNVDAYVLLADGTGSLESRLAYYQKGVQTGERKLGKKFFEENSGHFWGLIETRPYMRAKQAYAETLAALGKTEQAIEEYEEVLELNPNDNQGVRYSLLT
- a CDS encoding YfhE family protein — its product is MQSKRSQYQPVQGAGESLSDAQEVLYAKAFKAADIAGGYRKPRVRRAKREKKDD
- a CDS encoding LTA synthase family protein → MIFFRGRSTWIFYLTAVILFWLKSYAVLQFYTDLKTTGLLQQIILWINPIASSILVLSLSFFFGKKLRGSTVLIVDFLATMLLYADILYYRFYIDFITLPVITQLPNVGGLSQSTVALASPYDVFLFVDLLALFVWWRKDEWRPTPVTKKQRGLTVTVAVLFLLANVALVKAENPNLFKAFYNREAIAKAFGIMNYHLYDLVSQLKPVAALALASDNDLEEIQRYVAEHEISPNPVLFGKYKNQNVILISLESTQTFVIHRKVNGQEVTPFLNDLIDESYYFDHFYHQTEQGKTSDAEFLIDNSLYPLPSGSVFVRYPDHEYEALPEILDRRGYQSVVFHGNDRTFWNRDDMYDSLGYDRFYSARDYRMTEENTINYGLKDIPFFEQSMKYVKQLEPPFYAKFITLSNHFPFLIDPEDELIDPPNSDYEIVNRYFMTVRYEDEALKRFFQELKASGLYDSSIIVLYGDHYGISEAYEEGLEQVLGEQLSPVERIRLQRVPLIIHVPGQTEGKTIHTVGGEIDIRPTLLHLLGIDTSKFIHFGHDLFSPEKEDFVVFRDGSFVTDAYVYTGNECYRKSDGALMAKSMCRPWFDRRSAELENSDQVIYQNLLQFKEK
- a CDS encoding VOC family protein, producing the protein MQDITTFLKFNGQAEEAIRFYVSLFDDASMESLHHNEDGSVRHAVFRLKGLSFMAVDGSGEEPHPFTPAMSLFVQCRTEKEIERVFRGLADGGKVLTPLAESPFSEKYGRVEDRYGVSWQLNL